The Triticum aestivum cultivar Chinese Spring chromosome 3A, IWGSC CS RefSeq v2.1, whole genome shotgun sequence genome includes a region encoding these proteins:
- the LOC123058830 gene encoding E3 ubiquitin-protein ligase PUB23 has protein sequence MAAAMAAPGAPPAEVPSYFLCPISLQIMRDPVTLPTGISYDRAAISRWLAASAAPAACSASQRTCPVTRQPLEPELQLTPNHTLRRLIGSWVASVSPGSDVEGEVAALRPVRRDELASLLSDAAAAQVGALRKLGELVAECEDTRAMLESQDGVFDALSRVLTGASACSTAREEAVGVLASLRIPEQELVRVVSRHGNLAESLTAVLRSSNLQSRAQAVRLVRSLADVSVPAWVIGLNQELLAEVIRVVRDRVSTRATKAALHALSALCPYGRNRVKIVGAGAVPALVELLLDEPERRVCELALAVLDRLCTCAEGRAELVAHAAGVAVVGKKVLRVSDAASERAVRVLRSVARHAATPAVLQEMAHAGVVGKLCLALRSELCGVKTKEKAHEVLKLHSRIWRSSPCLSPKFLALYPS, from the coding sequence ATGGCAGCAGCCATGGCGGCGCCGGGCGCGCCCCCGGCCGAGGTGCCGTCCTACTTCCTCTGCCCGATCTCGCTGCAGATCATGCGCGACCCGGTGACACTGCCCACCGGCATCTCCTACGACCGCGCCGCCATCTCGCGCTGGCTCGCCGCGTCCGCTGCGCCGGCCGCGTGCAGCGCCAGCCAGCGCACCTGCCCCGTCACGCGCCAGCCGCTCGAGCCGGAGCTCCAGCTCACGCCCAACCACACCCTCCGCCGCCTCATCGGCTCCTGGGTCGCGTCCGTCTCCCCCGGCTCCGACGTCGAGGGGGAGGTGGCCGCGCTCAGGCCCGTGCGCCGCGACGAGCTCGCGTCGCTGCTCTCCGACGCCGCCGCGGCCCAGGTCGGCGCGCTCAGGAAGCTGGGGGAGTTGGTGGCCGAGTGCGAGGACACCAGGGCAATGCTGGAGTCCCAGGATGGCGTCTTCGACGCGCTGTCTCGTGTCCTCACCGGCGCCAGCGCTTGCTCCACGGCgcgggaggaggccgtcggggtcCTCGCGTCGCTCCGGATCCCGGAGCAGGAGCTGGTCCGCGTTGTGTCCAGGCACGGCAACCTGGCGGAGTCCCTGACGGCCGTGCTCCGCTCGTCCAACCTGCAGTCGAGGGCGCAGGCCGTGCGGCTCGTGAGGTCCCTGGCCGACGTCTCCGTGCCGGCCTGGGTGATCGGGCTGAACCAGGAGCTCCTCGCCGAGGTGATCCGCGTGGTCCGCGACCGCGTCTCGACGCGCGCCACCAAGGCGGCGCTCCACGCGCTCTCCGCGCTCTGCCCGTACGGCCGGAACCGCGTCAAGATCGTCGGCGCGGGCGCGGTGCCGGCGCTCGTGGAGCTGCTGCTGGACGAGCCCGAGCGGCGGGTCTGCGAGCTCGCGCTGGCCGTGCTGGACCGGCTGTGCACGTGCGCCGAGGGGCGCGCGGAGCTGGTGGCGCACGCGGCGGGGGTGGCCGTGGTGGGCAAGAAGGTGCTGCGGGTGTCGGATGCGGCCAGCGAGCGGGCGGTGCGCGTGCTGAGGTCCGTCGCGCGGCACGCAGCGACGCCGGCCGTGCTGCAGGAGATGGCGCACGCCGGCGTCGTGGGCAAGCTGTGCCTGGCGCTGCGGTCCGAGCTGTGCGGGGTCAAGACCAAAGAGAAGGCGCACGAGGTGCTCAAGCTGCACTCCAGGATCTGGAGGAGCTCGCCGTGCTTGTCGCCCAAGTTCTTGGCGCTCTACCCTTCGTGA
- the LOC123062707 gene encoding homeobox protein knotted-1-like 11 isoform X4: MGRLLLLEAHVACLRVATPVNQLPRIDAQIAARAPPPVPPAAAPAGGEELDLFMTHYVLLLCSFKEQLQQHVRVHAMEAVMACWELEQTLQSLTGASPGEGTGATMSDDEDNPVDSESNMFDGNDVSDGMGFGMLTEGERSLVERVRQELKHELKQGYREKLVDIREEILRKRRAGKLPGDTASTLKAWWQAHAKWPYPTEEDKAQLVQETGLQLKQINNWFINQRKRNWHSNPTSSSSDKSKRKRNNAGEGNAEQSW; encoded by the exons ATG GgcaggctgctgctgctggaggcgCACGTCGCCTGCCTCCGCGTCGCCACCCCCGTCAACCAGCTCCCCCGCATCGACGCGCAGATCGCcgcgcgcgccccgccgcccgtgccccccgctgccgcgcccgccggcggcgaggagctcgacCTCTTCATG ACACACTATGTGCTGCTCCTCTGTTCCTTCAAGGAACAGCTCCAGCAGCATGTGCGCGTCCACGCCATGGAGGCGGTGATGGCCTGCTGGGAGCTCgagcaaactctgcagagtcttacAG GGGCATCTCCTGGTGAAGGCACCGGGGCAACTATGTCCGATGACGAAGACAATCCGGTCGATAGTGAGAGCAACATGTTTGACGGGAATGATGTGTCAGATGGCATGGGCTTCGGAATGCTAACCGAGGGTGAGAGATCCTTGGTCGAGCGCGTGAGGCAAGAGCTGAAGCATGAGCTTAAACAG GGGTATAGAGAAAAGCTTGTGGACATCAGGGAGGAGATACTGCGGAAGCGAAGAGCCGGAAAGCTCCCAGGGGACACGGCGTCTACCCTGAAAGCTTGGTGGCAAGCCCACGCCAAATGGCCGTACCCAACT GAGGAGGACAAGGCGCAGCTGGTGCAGGAGACGGGGTTGCAGCTGAAGCAGATCAACAACTGGTTCATCAACCAGCGCAAGCGGAACTGGCACAGCAACCCTACCTCGTCCTCGTCAGACAAGAGCAAGAGAAAAAG GAACAATGCAGGTGAGGGCAACGCCGAGCAGTCCTGGTAG
- the LOC123062707 gene encoding homeobox protein knotted-1-like 11 isoform X1 produces the protein MEVRRLNLRATDDGCRPSPVTDLRPRPWLLLLEAHVACLRVATPVNQLPRIDAQIAARAPPPVPPAAAPAGGEELDLFMTHYVLLLCSFKEQLQQHVRVHAMEAVMACWELEQTLQSLTGASPGEGTGATMSDDEDNPVDSESNMFDGNDVSDGMGFGMLTEGERSLVERVRQELKHELKQGYREKLVDIREEILRKRRAGKLPGDTASTLKAWWQAHAKWPYPTEEDKAQLVQETGLQLKQINNWFINQRKRNWHSNPTSSSSDKSKRKRNNAGEGNAEQSW, from the exons ATGGAGGTACGACGCCTCAACCTCCGGGCGACAGACGACGGCTGCAGGCCATCTCCGGTGACGGATCTCCGACCCCGACCATG gctgctgctgctggaggcgCACGTCGCCTGCCTCCGCGTCGCCACCCCCGTCAACCAGCTCCCCCGCATCGACGCGCAGATCGCcgcgcgcgccccgccgcccgtgccccccgctgccgcgcccgccggcggcgaggagctcgacCTCTTCATG ACACACTATGTGCTGCTCCTCTGTTCCTTCAAGGAACAGCTCCAGCAGCATGTGCGCGTCCACGCCATGGAGGCGGTGATGGCCTGCTGGGAGCTCgagcaaactctgcagagtcttacAG GGGCATCTCCTGGTGAAGGCACCGGGGCAACTATGTCCGATGACGAAGACAATCCGGTCGATAGTGAGAGCAACATGTTTGACGGGAATGATGTGTCAGATGGCATGGGCTTCGGAATGCTAACCGAGGGTGAGAGATCCTTGGTCGAGCGCGTGAGGCAAGAGCTGAAGCATGAGCTTAAACAG GGGTATAGAGAAAAGCTTGTGGACATCAGGGAGGAGATACTGCGGAAGCGAAGAGCCGGAAAGCTCCCAGGGGACACGGCGTCTACCCTGAAAGCTTGGTGGCAAGCCCACGCCAAATGGCCGTACCCAACT GAGGAGGACAAGGCGCAGCTGGTGCAGGAGACGGGGTTGCAGCTGAAGCAGATCAACAACTGGTTCATCAACCAGCGCAAGCGGAACTGGCACAGCAACCCTACCTCGTCCTCGTCAGACAAGAGCAAGAGAAAAAG GAACAATGCAGGTGAGGGCAACGCCGAGCAGTCCTGGTAG
- the LOC123062707 gene encoding homeobox protein knotted-1-like 11 isoform X3 has translation MEVRRLNLRATDDGCRPSPVTDLRPRPWLLLLEAHVACLRVATPVNQLPRIDAQIAARAPPPVPPAAAPAGGEELDLFMTHYVLLLCSFKEQLQQHVRVHAMEAVMACWELEQTLQSLTGASPGEGTGATMSDDEDNPVDSESNMFDGNDVSDGMGFGMLTEGERSLVERVRQELKHELKQGYREKLVDIREEILRKRRAGKLPGDTASTLKAWWQAHAKWPYPTEEDKAQLVQETGLQLKQINNWFINQRKRNWHSNPTSSSSDKSKRKR, from the exons ATGGAGGTACGACGCCTCAACCTCCGGGCGACAGACGACGGCTGCAGGCCATCTCCGGTGACGGATCTCCGACCCCGACCATG gctgctgctgctggaggcgCACGTCGCCTGCCTCCGCGTCGCCACCCCCGTCAACCAGCTCCCCCGCATCGACGCGCAGATCGCcgcgcgcgccccgccgcccgtgccccccgctgccgcgcccgccggcggcgaggagctcgacCTCTTCATG ACACACTATGTGCTGCTCCTCTGTTCCTTCAAGGAACAGCTCCAGCAGCATGTGCGCGTCCACGCCATGGAGGCGGTGATGGCCTGCTGGGAGCTCgagcaaactctgcagagtcttacAG GGGCATCTCCTGGTGAAGGCACCGGGGCAACTATGTCCGATGACGAAGACAATCCGGTCGATAGTGAGAGCAACATGTTTGACGGGAATGATGTGTCAGATGGCATGGGCTTCGGAATGCTAACCGAGGGTGAGAGATCCTTGGTCGAGCGCGTGAGGCAAGAGCTGAAGCATGAGCTTAAACAG GGGTATAGAGAAAAGCTTGTGGACATCAGGGAGGAGATACTGCGGAAGCGAAGAGCCGGAAAGCTCCCAGGGGACACGGCGTCTACCCTGAAAGCTTGGTGGCAAGCCCACGCCAAATGGCCGTACCCAACT GAGGAGGACAAGGCGCAGCTGGTGCAGGAGACGGGGTTGCAGCTGAAGCAGATCAACAACTGGTTCATCAACCAGCGCAAGCGGAACTGGCACAGCAACCCTACCTCGTCCTCGTCAGACAAGAGCAAGAGAAAAAG GTGA
- the LOC123062707 gene encoding homeobox protein knotted-1-like 11 isoform X2, with protein MEVRRLNLRATDDGCRPSPVTDLRPRPWLLLLEAHVACLRVATPVNQLPRIDAQIAARAPPPVPPAAAPAGGEELDLFMTHYVLLLCSFKEQLQQHVRVHAMEAVMACWELEQTLQSLTGASPGEGTGATMSDDEDNPVDSESNMFDGNDVSDGMGFGMLTEGERSLVERVRQELKHELKQGYREKLVDIREEILRKRRAGKLPGDTASTLKAWWQAHAKWPYPTEEDKAQLVQETGLQLKQINNWFINQRKRNWHSNPTSSSSDKSKRKREEQCR; from the exons ATGGAGGTACGACGCCTCAACCTCCGGGCGACAGACGACGGCTGCAGGCCATCTCCGGTGACGGATCTCCGACCCCGACCATG gctgctgctgctggaggcgCACGTCGCCTGCCTCCGCGTCGCCACCCCCGTCAACCAGCTCCCCCGCATCGACGCGCAGATCGCcgcgcgcgccccgccgcccgtgccccccgctgccgcgcccgccggcggcgaggagctcgacCTCTTCATG ACACACTATGTGCTGCTCCTCTGTTCCTTCAAGGAACAGCTCCAGCAGCATGTGCGCGTCCACGCCATGGAGGCGGTGATGGCCTGCTGGGAGCTCgagcaaactctgcagagtcttacAG GGGCATCTCCTGGTGAAGGCACCGGGGCAACTATGTCCGATGACGAAGACAATCCGGTCGATAGTGAGAGCAACATGTTTGACGGGAATGATGTGTCAGATGGCATGGGCTTCGGAATGCTAACCGAGGGTGAGAGATCCTTGGTCGAGCGCGTGAGGCAAGAGCTGAAGCATGAGCTTAAACAG GGGTATAGAGAAAAGCTTGTGGACATCAGGGAGGAGATACTGCGGAAGCGAAGAGCCGGAAAGCTCCCAGGGGACACGGCGTCTACCCTGAAAGCTTGGTGGCAAGCCCACGCCAAATGGCCGTACCCAACT GAGGAGGACAAGGCGCAGCTGGTGCAGGAGACGGGGTTGCAGCTGAAGCAGATCAACAACTGGTTCATCAACCAGCGCAAGCGGAACTGGCACAGCAACCCTACCTCGTCCTCGTCAGACAAGAGCAAGAGAAAAAG AGAGGAACAATGCAGGTGA